One Methanoculleus sp. 7T genomic window carries:
- a CDS encoding TrmB family transcriptional regulator: MKASRDIPNTTIESLKSLGLTKYEALVYIGLLRVAGATATEIHEISGVPRASVYPVLDRLVQKELVSVSHTTPKRFDAIPPDRGIENLMRRIEDDAENARVALDVFYREKDSEGRGNQELIWTVYGEENIKTRLADMIRSAEQSVEMLVSWNLLEGAVLALLEPLPDSVQVDIVTDCWKGEQPSRFGVHVHPLGTLYEGRAPSGKALRYESSGVFLVDDARALLWMGSAGEQPSALYSESAGLVQFVRRYLSSVTEWVGADQ, encoded by the coding sequence ATGAAGGCTTCCCGGGACATACCAAACACAACCATCGAATCTCTCAAATCGCTGGGACTTACGAAGTACGAAGCCCTCGTGTATATCGGACTGCTCAGGGTGGCCGGCGCGACCGCGACCGAGATCCACGAGATCTCCGGTGTGCCGCGCGCATCCGTCTACCCGGTTCTCGACCGGCTTGTCCAGAAAGAACTGGTCAGCGTCTCTCACACGACGCCTAAACGCTTTGACGCGATCCCGCCCGACCGGGGCATCGAGAACCTGATGCGCCGGATCGAGGATGATGCGGAGAACGCTCGGGTGGCCCTCGACGTATTTTACCGGGAGAAGGACTCGGAAGGCCGGGGCAACCAGGAACTGATCTGGACCGTCTACGGGGAGGAGAACATCAAGACCCGCCTTGCCGATATGATCCGGAGCGCGGAGCAGAGCGTGGAGATGCTGGTGTCGTGGAACCTCCTCGAAGGGGCCGTGCTCGCGCTCCTCGAACCTCTCCCCGATTCCGTGCAGGTCGATATCGTCACCGACTGCTGGAAGGGCGAGCAGCCCTCGCGGTTCGGGGTCCATGTCCACCCCCTCGGCACCCTCTACGAGGGGCGCGCGCCGTCGGGGAAAGCCCTGCGGTATGAGAGTTCCGGCGTCTTCCTCGTGGACGACGCCCGAGCCCTGCTCTGGATGGGGTCGGCCGGCGAACAGCCGTCGGCCCTCTACTCCGA
- the thiL gene encoding thiamine-phosphate kinase: MDERGLHRLIGTIIDPERLADDCAVIPCGDLLMVASTDMLHETTDFPAGMTDWQVGWMAVAVTLSDIASMGAAPGQVLLAVGLDRPERLSGIMEGARDCCTAFGAELVGGDLDAHRELTLVSTGLGTVAPEHIVRRRGARPGDVIAVTGPLGEAEAALAGYKQHWKELLEPQPRVAEGKILGRAGASAMMDISDGLALSLYDLLAVNDCGFSVDTSRLPLPAGVPEDEARELALYGGGDFELLFSAPPALLPIPGVAAHVVGEVIPERVVLADGKPLERRGYLHEWSG; this comes from the coding sequence GTGGATGAGCGGGGCCTGCACCGGCTGATCGGGACGATCATCGACCCTGAGCGGCTTGCCGACGACTGCGCCGTCATTCCTTGCGGCGACCTTCTGATGGTCGCGAGCACCGATATGCTCCATGAGACCACCGACTTCCCGGCCGGGATGACCGATTGGCAGGTGGGCTGGATGGCGGTGGCGGTCACGCTCTCCGACATCGCGAGCATGGGGGCGGCGCCGGGGCAGGTGCTCCTCGCGGTCGGCCTCGACCGGCCGGAACGGCTCTCCGGGATCATGGAAGGCGCCCGGGACTGCTGCACGGCGTTCGGCGCCGAGCTCGTGGGCGGGGACCTCGACGCCCACCGGGAACTCACACTCGTGAGCACTGGCCTCGGGACCGTCGCCCCGGAGCATATCGTCCGGCGGCGGGGAGCGCGGCCGGGAGACGTCATCGCGGTCACCGGGCCGCTCGGGGAGGCAGAGGCCGCTCTCGCCGGCTACAAACAGCACTGGAAGGAACTCCTTGAGCCGCAGCCCCGGGTAGCGGAGGGCAAGATCCTCGGCCGTGCCGGGGCCTCGGCGATGATGGATATCTCAGACGGGCTCGCGCTCTCGCTCTACGACCTTCTCGCGGTGAACGACTGCGGGTTTTCGGTCGATACCTCCCGCCTCCCGCTCCCGGCCGGCGTCCCGGAGGACGAGGCCCGGGAACTCGCGCTCTACGGCGGGGGGGACTTCGAACTCCTCTTCTCTGCACCCCCCGCCCTTCTCCCGATTCCGGGGGTCGCGGCGCACGTCGTCGGCGAGGTCATCCCGGAGCGGGTGGTCCTTGCGGACGGAAAGCCGCTCGAGCGCCGGGGATACCTGCACGAGTGGAGCGGTTAG
- a CDS encoding DUF460 domain-containing protein produces MKVFGIDIIKGSVRSRTRRPVYALCRMEDGEVRGVEEVTGFRLQRILAREEPDILAVDSLQEIAADQRELHAFLQALPPSTKLVQVTGGERKESLGKVAARYNISFNKFDPYAEARTTAQVASLGAGVEVIAFENTTDIVVSRHRSPGRGGWSQNRYARKIHGGVMQKAREIEGRLRGAGLDYEKKETKAFGGYSRVAFRVVAPRDMVSVHSSRGADVQVRVTGKELDRIRFEPLSSRPRYLIVGLDPGTTTGIAAVDLDGNLVLLSSSRQMTMSDIVEELYRAGKPLIVASDVQQMPYSVEKIRRAFNAIPYTPKQSLSVEAKYDLTARFSYTNDHERDALSAALDAYRSLQNKFRNLAKRVRPGVDLDEVRARVLRGQSLDTVLADLQGVPAAEKPAVPEEAVPERPVEDERVMALDGMVKRLRSYVQELQEDLRERDREVEQLQQAVRRARSATERKVRRDAELATKDATIESLREQLRDERRRSRRLKKRLERMRAVAKIEVSEDYTPLKVLDSLTRDGVRSLQEEVGISAGDILYVRQAHGWGRGVVKDLSGTGVRALVVGGEPPDPHLVKVAREAGLPLLPADAVRPEIRGRTGAAKTEAVEEAVGEWEEEQKEFLREKEAERVEYLFKEYRSEREKEVRRGG; encoded by the coding sequence GTGAAGGTCTTCGGGATCGACATCATCAAAGGCTCGGTTCGTTCACGTACCCGCCGGCCCGTCTACGCTCTCTGCAGGATGGAGGACGGCGAAGTCCGGGGCGTCGAGGAGGTCACCGGGTTCCGTCTCCAGCGCATCCTCGCGCGGGAAGAGCCCGACATTCTCGCGGTAGACAGCCTCCAAGAGATCGCAGCCGACCAGCGCGAACTCCACGCCTTTCTGCAGGCGCTTCCGCCCTCGACGAAACTCGTCCAGGTGACCGGGGGGGAACGGAAAGAGAGCCTCGGGAAGGTCGCCGCCCGCTACAACATCAGTTTCAACAAGTTCGACCCCTACGCCGAGGCCCGGACCACCGCGCAGGTGGCCTCCCTCGGGGCGGGCGTCGAGGTGATCGCGTTTGAGAACACCACCGACATCGTGGTGAGCAGGCACCGCTCGCCGGGCCGGGGCGGGTGGAGCCAGAACCGCTACGCGAGGAAGATCCACGGCGGCGTGATGCAGAAGGCCCGGGAGATCGAGGGACGGCTCCGGGGGGCCGGCCTCGACTACGAGAAGAAGGAGACGAAGGCCTTCGGCGGGTATTCAAGGGTCGCCTTCCGGGTCGTCGCGCCCCGGGACATGGTCTCGGTCCACTCCTCGCGGGGCGCCGACGTGCAGGTCCGGGTGACGGGCAAGGAACTCGACCGGATACGGTTCGAACCGCTCTCCAGCCGCCCCCGCTACCTGATCGTCGGGCTCGACCCCGGGACGACCACCGGGATCGCCGCCGTGGACCTCGACGGCAACCTGGTCCTCCTCTCGAGTTCCCGCCAGATGACGATGTCCGATATCGTCGAGGAACTCTACCGCGCCGGGAAACCGCTCATCGTCGCATCGGACGTCCAGCAGATGCCCTACTCGGTCGAGAAGATCCGCCGGGCGTTCAACGCCATCCCCTACACCCCGAAGCAGTCGCTCTCGGTGGAGGCGAAGTACGACCTGACCGCCCGGTTCTCGTACACGAACGACCACGAGCGCGATGCCCTCTCGGCGGCGCTGGATGCCTACCGGAGCCTCCAGAACAAGTTCCGGAACCTCGCAAAGCGGGTGCGGCCGGGGGTCGACCTCGACGAGGTGCGGGCGCGGGTGCTCCGGGGCCAGTCGCTCGATACGGTCCTCGCGGACCTGCAGGGGGTTCCTGCGGCGGAGAAACCGGCTGTGCCGGAGGAAGCCGTCCCGGAGCGGCCGGTCGAGGACGAGCGGGTGATGGCGCTCGACGGCATGGTGAAGCGGCTCCGGAGCTACGTGCAGGAACTCCAGGAAGACCTTCGGGAGCGCGACCGGGAGGTGGAGCAACTGCAGCAGGCCGTGCGGCGGGCACGCTCCGCGACCGAGCGGAAGGTCCGGCGGGATGCGGAACTGGCGACGAAGGATGCGACCATCGAGAGCCTGCGCGAGCAGCTCCGGGACGAACGGCGGCGGTCCCGGCGGCTGAAGAAGCGCCTGGAACGGATGCGGGCCGTCGCGAAGATCGAGGTCTCCGAGGACTACACCCCGCTCAAGGTGCTCGACTCCCTCACTCGGGACGGGGTGCGGAGCCTCCAGGAGGAGGTCGGCATATCGGCGGGCGACATCCTCTACGTCCGGCAAGCCCACGGCTGGGGCCGGGGCGTGGTGAAGGACCTCTCGGGGACCGGGGTGCGGGCGCTGGTCGTCGGCGGGGAGCCTCCCGACCCGCACCTTGTCAAGGTCGCCCGGGAGGCGGGCCTCCCCCTCCTCCCCGCCGACGCGGTCAGGCCGGAGATCCGGGGCAGGACCGGGGCGGCAAAGACCGAGGCCGTCGAGGAGGCCGTCGGGGAGTGGGAGGAGGAGCAGAAGGAGTTCTTGCGGGAGAAGGAGGCCGAGCGGGTCGAGTACCTCTTCAAGGAGTACCGGAGCGAGCGGGAGAAGGAGGTGCGCCGCGGTGGATGA
- the hisD gene encoding histidinol dehydrogenase yields the protein MWKALDIETWIAGRRSDLDRVKGSVSEIVGRVRAEGDDALIDLTKKFDGIDLAEIAVSDEEREAAYDQVDAQLVDSLVQAEVRISRFHELQRGRDLWLQEMEPGITLGVKTTPLARVGAYVPGGRAAYPSTALMCTIPAKVAGVREICCCTPPPTSPITLVALDIAGVDEIYRVGGAQAIAAMALGTETIPRVEKIVGPGNVFVTAAKMLLRDEAEIDFPAGPSEIAILADGTANPRFIAADILAQAEHDPNAACVLVTTDAALADAVGAEVKRMAEGAERREIIAKALDHSGYIVASDLDEAAATVDGIAPEHLSVQVADPLAILNRIRSAGSIFVGPYSAVACGDYASGTNHVLPTAGYARLYSGLDVNHFCRRSTVQMITREGLEAIGDAVETIADAEGLHAHAESVRVRRRG from the coding sequence ATGTGGAAGGCGCTGGATATCGAGACCTGGATTGCCGGACGGCGGTCGGACCTCGACCGGGTAAAAGGCTCGGTCTCTGAGATCGTCGGGAGGGTGCGGGCAGAGGGCGATGACGCCCTGATCGACCTGACGAAGAAGTTCGACGGCATCGATCTGGCCGAGATCGCCGTCTCCGACGAGGAGCGGGAGGCGGCTTACGACCAGGTGGACGCGCAACTGGTCGATAGCCTCGTGCAGGCGGAGGTGCGGATCAGCCGGTTCCATGAGTTGCAGCGCGGGCGCGACCTCTGGCTGCAGGAGATGGAGCCCGGGATCACCCTCGGCGTCAAGACGACGCCGCTTGCCCGGGTCGGAGCCTACGTCCCCGGCGGGCGGGCGGCATACCCCTCGACGGCGCTGATGTGCACGATCCCCGCAAAAGTCGCCGGAGTCCGGGAGATCTGCTGCTGCACCCCGCCGCCGACGAGCCCGATCACGCTTGTGGCGCTCGATATCGCCGGCGTCGACGAGATCTACCGGGTCGGCGGTGCGCAGGCGATCGCGGCCATGGCGCTCGGGACCGAGACGATCCCGAGGGTGGAGAAGATCGTCGGGCCCGGGAACGTCTTCGTCACCGCCGCGAAGATGCTCCTCCGGGACGAGGCCGAGATCGATTTCCCGGCAGGCCCGAGCGAGATTGCGATCCTCGCCGATGGGACGGCGAATCCGAGGTTCATCGCGGCCGACATCCTCGCCCAGGCCGAGCACGACCCGAACGCCGCCTGCGTTCTGGTCACGACCGATGCGGCCCTCGCCGATGCGGTCGGGGCCGAGGTGAAGCGGATGGCTGAGGGTGCAGAGCGGCGGGAGATCATTGCAAAAGCGCTCGACCACTCGGGCTACATCGTGGCCTCCGACCTCGACGAAGCGGCGGCGACGGTCGACGGCATCGCTCCCGAGCACCTCTCGGTGCAGGTGGCCGACCCGCTCGCCATCCTCAACCGGATCCGGAGCGCCGGGTCGATATTCGTCGGCCCCTACTCGGCGGTGGCCTGCGGCGACTATGCATCGGGGACGAACCACGTCCTCCCGACTGCAGGCTATGCCCGCCTCTACTCAGGGCTCGACGTGAACCACTTCTGCCGGCGCTCGACGGTCCAGATGATCACGCGCGAGGGGCTCGAGGCCATCGGCGACGCGGTGGAGACGATCGCCGACGCGGAAGGGCTCCACGCCCACGCGGAATCGGTCAGGGTCCGGCGCAGGGGATAA
- a CDS encoding HEAT repeat domain-containing protein: protein MEEQQSERRPNIDLLRAEEDIDGLIGALASEDGLTRQRAALALGDFGDAKAARPLIRALGDPLTAVREAAADSLAMLGTAAVGPLVELIERPEASEGYEEPGAVEGAKAVTGPGGQAWEIATRRDLRRVYAAAILGEIGDASAAEPLARALRDANDDLRCQASGALAKFGREAVEPLRAALADPDPDVRIVAAGVLGDIGDASAVEPLIGALRDEDDDVRGAAAGALIRTGSAAVDRLIEATKDADRNVRLYAAGALKYIGDPGAIDALQALARSGDAEERSVAEDAIEKIRMVGGEAAPEPSAPTSR, encoded by the coding sequence ATGGAAGAACAGCAGAGCGAGAGGCGGCCGAACATCGATCTCTTGAGGGCGGAAGAGGATATCGACGGCCTGATCGGGGCGCTCGCAAGCGAGGACGGCCTGACCCGCCAGCGGGCCGCCCTGGCGCTCGGTGACTTCGGCGATGCGAAGGCGGCGAGACCGCTCATCCGGGCGCTCGGCGACCCGCTGACGGCGGTGCGGGAGGCGGCGGCCGACTCGCTCGCCATGCTCGGCACCGCGGCGGTCGGGCCGCTGGTCGAACTCATCGAGCGCCCCGAGGCCTCGGAGGGCTACGAGGAACCCGGGGCCGTAGAGGGCGCAAAGGCCGTGACCGGGCCCGGCGGCCAGGCCTGGGAGATAGCGACCAGACGGGACCTCCGGCGGGTCTATGCGGCCGCCATCCTCGGCGAGATAGGCGATGCTTCGGCGGCCGAGCCCCTCGCCCGGGCGCTCCGCGACGCAAACGACGATCTCAGGTGCCAGGCGTCCGGGGCACTCGCGAAGTTCGGCCGCGAGGCGGTGGAGCCGCTTCGCGCGGCGCTCGCCGACCCAGACCCCGACGTCAGGATCGTTGCGGCCGGCGTCCTCGGGGATATCGGCGATGCTTCGGCGGTGGAGCCCCTCATCGGCGCGCTCCGCGACGAGGACGACGATGTCCGGGGGGCGGCGGCGGGCGCCCTCATCAGGACCGGGAGTGCCGCGGTCGACCGGCTCATCGAGGCGACGAAGGATGCCGACCGGAACGTCAGGCTCTACGCGGCTGGCGCCCTCAAGTATATCGGCGATCCGGGGGCTATCGATGCCCTCCAAGCCCTCGCCCGGAGCGGCGATGCGGAGGAGAGAAGCGTCGCTGAGGATGCGATCGAGAAGATCCGGATGGTCGGCGGGGAGGCCGCCCCGGAGCCTTCGGCGCCGACGTCGCGGTGA
- a CDS encoding COG1361 S-layer family protein — MILLLALLAVPGAAAGAKYLYGSPELSATIAGTNEFAPGADTSLTVIISNSGLNTHKIVGSDIVNRDDLPNTAKLATAALKSENTPFTVKTDPQFVSDIAGGASKTATFNVKVADSAKPGTYVLPLEVTYTYLQEAEEYGPDTLRYYYQKKTETLPLSVRVTPDLRVEVLGVRSESLNVGTEGYVYLTLKNVGHDTANKAVAKVVRNGASPLIPTDGSAYIGTFEPGETVDVKFKVSVSDNAEPQSYPLDVVVTYEDYEEKTATSKVVTIGLPVGGKIDFKVASPTVTLNPGGKSILEVVYKNTGAAKVYNAQARISAVDPFTSNDDTAYLGDLAPGETATARFEVSIDADATLKEYGIDSEIRYRDDLDNSKISDTMKVRVALEKKSGAIFTNPVFLAVIAAVIIGAGYYIFVYRKKR; from the coding sequence ATGATTCTCCTGCTGGCACTCTTGGCTGTGCCCGGAGCGGCAGCAGGGGCCAAATACCTCTATGGAAGTCCAGAACTCTCAGCAACGATTGCCGGCACCAATGAATTCGCACCGGGTGCCGACACCAGCCTGACCGTAATCATATCCAACAGCGGCCTGAATACTCACAAGATCGTAGGCTCGGATATCGTCAACCGCGACGACCTGCCGAACACCGCGAAACTTGCTACGGCAGCGCTCAAGAGCGAGAACACGCCGTTCACCGTCAAGACGGACCCCCAGTTCGTAAGCGACATTGCGGGCGGCGCCTCAAAGACCGCCACATTCAACGTGAAGGTGGCCGATTCTGCGAAGCCGGGCACGTACGTGCTGCCGCTTGAGGTGACCTACACCTACCTGCAGGAGGCGGAAGAATACGGGCCCGACACCCTCCGCTACTACTACCAGAAGAAGACCGAGACCCTGCCGCTCTCGGTGCGGGTCACGCCCGACCTCCGCGTCGAGGTTCTGGGCGTGCGGTCCGAGTCGCTGAACGTCGGCACGGAAGGCTACGTCTACCTGACCCTGAAGAACGTCGGGCACGACACGGCAAACAAGGCCGTCGCCAAGGTTGTCAGGAACGGCGCGAGCCCGCTCATCCCCACCGACGGCAGCGCCTACATCGGGACGTTCGAGCCCGGAGAGACGGTTGACGTAAAGTTCAAGGTCTCCGTCTCAGACAACGCCGAGCCCCAGTCGTACCCGCTGGATGTCGTGGTCACCTACGAGGATTACGAGGAGAAGACGGCGACCTCCAAAGTAGTGACGATCGGCCTCCCGGTCGGCGGGAAGATTGACTTTAAGGTCGCCTCCCCGACTGTAACGCTCAACCCAGGCGGAAAGAGCATCCTTGAGGTCGTGTATAAGAACACCGGAGCGGCGAAGGTCTACAACGCTCAGGCGCGGATCAGCGCCGTCGACCCCTTCACCAGCAACGATGATACCGCCTATCTCGGCGACCTTGCCCCCGGCGAGACCGCTACGGCGAGGTTCGAGGTGAGCATCGACGCCGACGCGACCTTGAAGGAGTACGGAATCGACTCCGAGATCCGCTACCGCGACGACCTCGACAACAGCAAGATATCGGACACCATGAAGGTGAGGGTGGCTCTTGAGAAGAAATCAGGCGCTATCTTTACCAACCCGGTCTTCCTCGCTGTTATTGCGGCTGTCATCATCGGAGCAGGGTATTATATATTCGTGTACCGTAAGAAGAGGTGA
- a CDS encoding glucose-6-phosphate isomerase family protein, translating to MNGYWDGPKPEAQVRTIEEMREVLADPGCTSDRPLYFMYRDLARSEDDRQWLRQHQVRYDITVIPPLTLCGEYIKTKGHYHTVNPAGVLYPEIYEVLSGTGHYLLQTEDAGDVVMVEGSVGDKILIPPGYGHVTINPGREDLVMANLVSTEFSSNYGPYAERQGAAYYEMEGGALVKNPRYPDAAPVRYCDPVEVPELGIEKGVGLYDLIGRPRSVAFLNRPEQFMGIFADVLGGCLLAR from the coding sequence ATGAACGGTTACTGGGACGGGCCTAAACCGGAGGCGCAGGTAAGGACGATCGAGGAGATGCGAGAAGTTCTCGCAGATCCCGGCTGTACCTCCGATCGACCCCTCTATTTTATGTACCGAGACTTGGCGAGGAGCGAGGACGACCGGCAATGGCTCCGGCAGCACCAAGTCCGGTACGACATCACCGTTATTCCTCCCCTGACTCTCTGCGGAGAGTACATCAAGACGAAGGGGCACTACCATACCGTCAACCCGGCAGGGGTGCTCTATCCCGAGATCTACGAGGTGCTCTCAGGGACGGGGCACTACCTCCTCCAGACCGAAGACGCCGGCGACGTGGTGATGGTCGAGGGCTCCGTCGGCGACAAGATCCTGATCCCGCCGGGGTACGGCCATGTGACCATCAACCCGGGGCGGGAGGACCTCGTGATGGCAAACCTCGTATCGACGGAGTTCTCCAGCAACTACGGACCCTATGCGGAGAGGCAGGGCGCCGCCTACTACGAGATGGAGGGCGGGGCGCTGGTGAAGAACCCGCGATACCCCGACGCGGCGCCGGTGCGCTACTGCGACCCGGTGGAGGTCCCGGAACTCGGGATCGAGAAGGGCGTCGGGCTCTACGACCTGATCGGGCGGCCCCGATCCGTCGCATTCCTCAACCGCCCCGAGCAGTTCATGGGGATCTTCGCCGACGTGCTCGGCGGGTGCCTGCTGGCACGGTGA
- a CDS encoding serine/threonine-protein kinase RIO2: protein MPVPAEYVRSLHAYELRILLALERLMRRYQWVPLEELKSATKFSESELSYRLGRLLAMDMVRYEKVPYEGYALVFNGYDTLALHTLTRRGTVQALGTLIGVGKESEVYEAMGLGPVVLKFHRVGQRSFQSARLKRGYMPEGGHCPWIFASSNSAKMEYDALKTLHPAVSVPLPIDQNRHVVAMSLIPGVNLSRAALAEPEAVLDEVIRNVREAYRLGIVHGDLSEFNVMVDEGQCWLIDWPQWVETSHPNAGEILARDIANILQYFKRKYGIEYAFDEALARVVE, encoded by the coding sequence ATGCCTGTTCCTGCAGAATACGTGCGATCCCTGCACGCCTACGAACTTCGGATCCTGCTCGCCCTCGAACGCCTCATGCGCCGCTACCAGTGGGTGCCGCTCGAGGAGCTCAAGTCGGCGACAAAGTTCTCGGAGTCTGAACTCTCCTACCGGCTGGGCAGGCTGCTGGCTATGGATATGGTCAGGTACGAGAAAGTCCCCTACGAGGGCTACGCCCTCGTCTTCAACGGCTACGACACCCTGGCCCTCCACACCCTCACCCGCCGGGGGACCGTCCAGGCGCTCGGGACCCTGATCGGCGTCGGCAAAGAGTCGGAGGTCTACGAAGCGATGGGGCTTGGGCCTGTGGTCCTGAAGTTCCACCGGGTCGGGCAGCGGTCGTTCCAGTCGGCCCGGCTGAAACGCGGTTACATGCCGGAAGGCGGGCACTGCCCGTGGATATTCGCCTCCAGCAACTCGGCGAAGATGGAGTACGACGCCTTAAAGACCCTCCACCCCGCCGTCTCGGTGCCCCTCCCCATCGACCAGAACCGGCACGTCGTGGCGATGTCGCTCATCCCCGGGGTCAACCTCTCGCGGGCGGCCCTTGCGGAACCGGAGGCGGTCCTCGACGAGGTCATCAGGAATGTCCGCGAGGCCTACCGTCTCGGCATCGTCCACGGCGACTTGAGCGAGTTCAATGTCATGGTCGACGAGGGGCAGTGCTGGCTGATCGACTGGCCCCAGTGGGTGGAGACCAGCCACCCGAACGCAGGCGAGATCCTCGCACGGGACATCGCAAACATCCTCCAGTACTTCAAACGGAAATACGGCATCGAGTACGCCTTCGACGAAGCACTGGCACGGGTGGTGGAGTGA
- a CDS encoding TIGR00269 family protein, whose protein sequence is MQCSKCRRDAVIFQRYSGLHLCEQHFNLDFEAKAKRAIREHRWIRSGDTVAVALSGGKDSSAVLYFLNRLLRERRDVRLMAITVDEGISGYRDPSQARRIADAIGVPWVTASFREEYGVTLDEIVGRKGTRLSCSYCGVLRRALMNRIAREEGVTKFAYGFNLDDEAQSVLMNVLRGDPYRLTRPMREVSGLVPRIKPFMYIPEREVALYAFLHVEGFDLAGCPYAVGALRGDVRGLLDDYTYHHPATKYSVVNLGEALRNPAKPQEEGLRVCERCGEPCGKTCRACQVLDEVRGL, encoded by the coding sequence ATGCAGTGCAGCAAGTGCCGCCGCGACGCGGTCATCTTCCAGCGATACTCGGGGTTGCACCTCTGCGAGCAGCATTTCAACCTTGATTTTGAGGCGAAAGCGAAGCGGGCGATCCGCGAGCACCGCTGGATCAGGTCGGGGGATACCGTGGCGGTGGCGCTCTCGGGGGGCAAGGACTCAAGCGCCGTCCTCTACTTCCTCAACCGGCTCCTCCGTGAGCGCCGGGACGTCCGGCTGATGGCGATAACCGTGGACGAGGGGATCTCGGGCTACCGCGACCCAAGCCAAGCCCGGAGAATCGCCGACGCGATAGGGGTTCCTTGGGTGACGGCCTCGTTCCGCGAGGAATACGGGGTCACGCTCGACGAGATCGTGGGCCGGAAGGGGACCCGGCTCTCCTGTTCCTACTGCGGCGTGCTCCGGCGGGCGCTGATGAACCGGATCGCCCGCGAGGAAGGGGTTACGAAGTTCGCCTACGGGTTCAACCTGGACGACGAGGCCCAGTCGGTGCTGATGAACGTCCTCCGGGGCGACCCCTACCGGCTGACCCGCCCGATGCGGGAGGTCTCGGGATTGGTCCCCCGGATCAAGCCGTTCATGTACATACCCGAGCGCGAGGTGGCGCTCTACGCCTTCCTCCATGTCGAGGGGTTCGACCTTGCGGGATGCCCCTACGCGGTCGGCGCCCTGCGGGGAGACGTCCGGGGGCTCCTCGACGACTACACCTACCACCACCCGGCGACGAAGTACTCGGTCGTCAACCTCGGCGAGGCCCTCCGGAACCCGGCAAAGCCGCAGGAAGAGGGGCTCCGGGTCTGCGAGCGGTGCGGGGAGCCGTGCGGGAAGACTTGCCGGGCCTGCCAGGTCCTCGACGAGGTCCGGGGGTTGTGA